A portion of the Anabas testudineus chromosome 22, fAnaTes1.2, whole genome shotgun sequence genome contains these proteins:
- the LOC113148164 gene encoding tumor necrosis factor ligand superfamily member 10-like, translated as MAISISFQCLGLIILAAILLQTIAVAVSFMYFNKVLNTMQESFSSSSVSCLINTNLHLGSEDSAADDKKSDPCWQVTQQLHYLIEKSMADKFQKEISTAMRKKLTGVLPILSSGIRGVPLPEVAAHVTGVVSSTGPPAAEGSQRSRGYLGERVRSWEGQKGLSFLQNMELKGGDLLVPRAGLYYIYAQTYFRLPSTGETEGEAKEEMGETKEEEGTQLVQYIYKKMSSYSVPILLMKSSRSVCWPRGQEPGLFSLHQAGTAFLQPADCLFITVSNASAMEMDGRASYFGAFLVGLG; from the exons ATGgccatttctatttctttccAGTGTCTGGGGCTCATCATACTTGCAGCGATCCTCCTCCAGACCATCGCGGTTGCTGTCAGTTTTATGTACTTCAACAAAGTCCTGAACACG aTGCAGGAGAGTTTCTCTAGCAGCAGTGTGTCCTGCCTGATAAACACAAATCTGCACTTAGGGTCTGAAGATTCAGCAGCTGACGACAAGAAGAGCGATCCCTGTTGGCAGGTCACCCAACAGCTCCACTACCTCATAGAGAAG AGCATGGCTGACAAATTCCAGAAAGAGATATCCACTGCTATGAGAA AGAAACTGACAGGAGTGCTGCCTATCCTGAGCTCTGGGATTCGAGGGGTCCCGCTTCCTGAAGTTGCTGCTCACGTGACGGGTGTCGTATCGTCCACAGGCCCTCCAGCAGCAGAGG GCTCGCAGAGAAGCAGGGGTTACTTGGGGGAGCGAGTCAGATCATGGGAGGGCCAGAAAGGTCTGTCCTTCCTGCAGAACATGGAACTGAAGGGAGGAGACCTGCTGGTGCCCAGAGCGGGCCTCTACTACATCTACGCCCAGACCTACTTCAGACTGCCTTCCACAGGGGAGACAGAAGGGGAGGCAAAGGAAGAGATGGGGGAAAccaaggaggaggaaggaacaCAGCTTGTCCAGTATATCTACAAGAAG ATGAGTTCCTACTCAGTGCCCATCCTGCTGATGAAATCATCCAGGAGTGTCTGTTGGCCCCGGGGTCAGGAGCCTGGTCTCTTCTCCCTGCACCAGGCGGGTACTGCCTTTCTGCAGCCCGCTGATTGCCTCTTCATCACTGTTAGCAATGCCAGCGCCATGGAGATGGATGGAAGGGCAAGCTACTTTGGGGCCTTCCTTGTGGGACTGGGATGA
- the msl2a gene encoding E3 ubiquitin-protein ligase MSL2a, translated as MNPANATALYVSASRAVLQCDPRQPHTFTEMYKLMHFFRQSLSCHVCGKLLQDPISSTHPECQHYICLGCKGQKMQIRTSCSRCKDYSCFQENKRLTLLVQCYRKLCLYVTHSPLLQSISSHVGGSPEVMALLEEVLMSHEEEIETDDSSLAQEDVNPSGPESLTPTEAPPAPAELSAVPQSSSSDPPCSNGPQECNGRVLEDLDPSSPELEVCELVEEQPQAGLSVSNTGCSDLELSLTTGPLAPTPGTVCSLRDEESSNRELEEGEVLLLSVEEVLQTLDPLRPIRDSLHAQPDRTRTHAHISTDRAHAQMYIQLDAAHNYTQIQTDRTNMVESHGAHIHTSSFDPPPTSKPPPVRLYRKRSRSESDREKVKPLPIASILQGSPTHLHTPNPSHTLHTQPPTPSLTVPAHTYSSLPNGVPPKPSRPAPNHSKGARKHVDPGPKKPHAKARSGGGSKTKDRSRDQRLMPGCVVPPTPVRPPYKKPVEKKGCKCGRATQNPSVLTCRGQRCPCYSNRKACLDCICRGCQNSYMANGEKKLEAFAVPEKALEQTRLTLGINLTSITAAAALRNPTTTSIRTNTLLNVATATGSPVTTAFLSPSPPQDPNYEDSLELLIG; from the exons ATGAACCCCGCTAATGCAACCGCTCTGTACGTGTCCGCCAGCCGGGCCGTGCTGCAGTGTGACCCTCGGCAGCCTCACACCTTCACAGAGATGTACAAGCTAATGCACTTCTTCCGACAGTCCCTCTCATGTCATGTCTGTG GTAAACTGCTCCAGGATCCCATTTCCTCAACACATCCAGAGTGTCAACATTATATCTGCTTGGGCTGTAAAGGCCAGAAGATGCAGATTAGGACATCGTGCAGCCGATGTAAGGACTATTCCTGCTTCCAGGAGAACAAACGGCTCACTCTGCTGGTTCAGTGCTACAGGAAGCTGTGTCTTTATGTAACCCATTCACCGTTGCTCCAGTCAATCAGCAGCCATGTAGGAGGGTCTCCAGAAGTTATGGCTTTGCTAGAGGAGGTGCTAATGTCACATGAAGAGGAAATAGAGACTGATGACTCAAGCCTAGCACAGGAAGATGTGAATCCCTCTGGGCCTGAATCCCTTACCCCCACAGAGGCACCACCTGCTCCTGCAGAGCTCTCAGCTGTACCCCAAAGCTCCTCTTCAGATCCTCCCTGTTCCAATGGACCACAGGAATGCAATGGACGAGTTCTAGAGGACCTTGATCCATCTTCTCCTGAGCTGGAAGTATGCGAACTGGTAGAGGAGCAGCCACAGGCAGGCCTGTCTGTGTCCAATACTGGTTGTAGTGATCTGGAACTGAGTCTGACCACTGGCCCTTTAGCCCCAACTCCAGGCACTGTGTGCTCACTCAGGGATGAGGAATCTAGCaacagagagctggaggagggggaggtgttGCTTCTTAGTGTGGAGGAGGTGTTACAAACTTTAGATCCCCTTCGGCCCATTCGAGATTCTCTTCACGCACAGCCAGACAGGACGCGCACTCATGCACACATATCCACGGACAGAGcacatgcacaaatgtacaTACAGCTGGACGCTGCTCACAACTACACACAGATTCAAACAGACAGGACTAATATGGTGGAAAGTCACGgtgctcacatacacacatcctcCTTCGATCCTCCCCCGACCTCTAAGCCCCCACCAGTCCGCCTTTACCGTAAGCGATCTCGTTCAGAGAGCGACAGGGAAAAGGTGAAACCCCTCCCTATTGCTTCCATCCTGCAGGGATCACCCACTCACTTACACACTCCAAACCCCTCTCatacactgcacacacagccaCCCACACCTTCCTTAACGGTACCAGCACATACATACTCATCTCTTCCCAACGGAGTACCTCCTAAGCCCAGTCGCCCTGCACCAAACCACAGTAAAGGTGCCAGGAAGCATGTAGATCCTGGCCCTAAGAAGCCACATGCCAAGGCCCGCTCTGGCGGAGGATCCAAGACTAAGGACAGAAGCAGAGACCAGAGGTTGATGCCAGGCTGTGTGGTACCTCCAACACCTGTCAGGCCTCCATATAAGAAGCCAGTGGAGAAAAAGGGCTGCAAGTGTGGCAGGGCCACTCAGAATCCCTCTGTGCTGACCTGCAGGGGGCAACGCTGTCCCTGTTATTCAAACCGCAAG GCATGCTTGGATTGTATCTGTCGAGGTTGCCAGAACTCCTATATGGCCAATGGTGAGAAGAAGCTTGAGGCCTTCGCCGTGCCGGAGAAAGCCTTGGAGCAGACGCGGCTCACACTCGGCATCAACCTCACCAGCATCACAGCAGCTGCGGCGCTCCGCAACCCGACAACCACCAGCATCCGCACTAACACTCTCCTCAATGTTGCCACAGCAACAGGGAGCCCCGTGACCACAGCCTTTCTGTCCCCCAGCCCTCCACAGGATCCTAATTACGAGGACAGCCTGGAGCTTCTGATTGGATGA
- the nceh1a gene encoding neutral cholesterol ester hydrolase 1a isoform X3 → MRLLPVVVTVLLTVGFAYYVYIPLPDEIQEPWKLMMLDAGIRTVVRLISLKDYLGLDPYIKSIQPYTEAMMGRLLSSDSGGGVIPGVKVSEITFAGIPVLVYEPPAGGEGHLRRGLIYFHGGGWAFGSAKMWSYDTMTRKLSDELNAVVVSVEYRLYPEVHFPVPYLDCLAAAKHFLSKEVLAKYAIDPERVAVSGDSAGGNLAAAVAQAISTDDTMSVKFSVQALIYPVLQALDFNTPSYLQNQEVPLLHRTQMVCLWLQYLGVDLSLMPQFLANNHSSLQQSAITSALRARLDWTSLLPPKRKKSYKPVIVEKGLQGLVKEVPSLLDVRAAPLLAGAEVLAKCPRTYIITCENDVLRDDGLMYAQRLQDAGVTVTNDHYEDGFHGCFMKWPIEFDVGERGIRAYLNWLQNNL, encoded by the exons ATGAGGCTGCTGCCGGTCGTTGTCACCGTGTTATTAACGGTGGGTTTCGCTTATTACGTTTACATCCCGCTGCCAGATGAGATCCAGGAGCCGTGGAAGTTGATGATGCTGGACGCAGGAATCAGGACAGTGGTGCGACTG ATATCTTTGAAAGATTATCTGGGCTTGGACCCCTACATCAAATCCATCCAACCGTACACAGAGGCCATGATGGGGAGGCTGCTCAGTTCCGACTCTGGCGGAGGGGTCATCCCAGGAGTCAAAGTCAGCGAGATCACTTTTGCTGGCATCCCTGTCCTTGTTTACGAGCCGCCGGCTGGAGGGGAGGGGCATCTGAGGAGAGGGCTGATCTATTTCCATGGAGGAGGCTGGGCCTTCGGCAGTGCCA AGATGTGGTCATATGACACAATGACCCGCAAGTTGTCTGATGAGCTCAACGCTGTTGTCGTCTCTGTTGA ATATCGTCTGTATCCAGAGGTGCACTTCCCAGTGCCGTATTTAGATTGCCTTGCTGCTGCCAAACACTTTTTGTCCAAAGAGGTTCTGGCCAAGTATGCGATTGATCCAGAGCGTGTGGCTGTGTCTGGAGACAGTGCTGGAGGAAACCTGGCTGCTGCGGTGGCTCAAGCG ATTTCCACAGATGACACCATGAGTGTGAAGTTCAGCGTGCAGGCTTTGATCTACCCAGTGCTCCAAGCTCTGGATTTCAACACACCTTCGTATTTGCAGAACCAGGAAGTACCCCTCCTCCACCGGACCCAAATGGTTTGTTTGTGGTTGCAGTATCTCGGTGTTGACCTTTCTCTGATGCCCCAGTTTCTGGCAAACAACCACAGCTCCTTGCAGCAGTCGGCCATCACCTCGGCGCTGAGGGCACGACTAGACTGGACAAGCCTGCTGCCCCCAAAACGCAAGAAGAGCTACAAGCCTGTGATTGTGGAAAAAGGTCTGCAGGGGCTCGTGAAGGAGGTGCCGAGCCTGCTAGATGTGCGGGCAGCACCACTTCTGGCGGGAGCAGAGGTTTTGGCCAAGTGCCCTCGGACATACATCATAACATGCGAAAATGATGTGTTGAGGGATGATGGGCTGATGTATGCACAGCGCTTACAGGACGCAGGGGTCACAGTTACCAATGACCACTATGAGGATGGGTTTCATGGGTGTTTTATGAAGTGGCCAATTGAATTTGATGTAGGGGAGAGAGGAATTAGAGCTTACCTCAACTGGCTGCAGAACAACCTGTAA
- the nceh1a gene encoding neutral cholesterol ester hydrolase 1a isoform X1, which translates to MRLLPVVVTVLLTVGFAYYVYIPLPDEIQEPWKLMMLDAGFRTLTRLISLKNDLGLDPYIKSITPYTERFEAMMGRLLSSDSGGGVIPGVKVSEITFAGIPVLVYEPPAGGEGHLRRGLMYFHGGGWAFGSAKMWSYDTMTRKLSDELNAVVVSVEYRLYPEVHFPVPYLDCLAAAKHFLSKEVLAKYAIDPERVAVSGDSAGGNLAAAVAQAISTDDTMSVKFSVQALIYPVLQALDFNTPSYLQNQEVPILYRNFMVRLWLQYLGVDLSLMPQFLANNHSSLQQSAITSELRARLDWTSLLPPKRKKSYKPVIVEKGLQGLVKEVPSLLDVRAAPLLAGAEVLAKCPRTYIITCEYDVLRDDGLMYAQRLQDAGVTVTNDHYDDGFHGFLIMWPVVFDVGERGIRGYLNWLQNNL; encoded by the exons ATGAGGCTGCTGCCGGTCGTTGTCACCGTGTTATTAACGGTGGGTTTCGCTTATTACGTTTACATCCCGCTGCCAGATGAGATCCAGGAGCCGTGGAAGTTGATGATGCTGGACGCAGGATTTAGGACTCTGACACGACTG ATCTCTTTGAAAAATGATCTGGGCTTGGACCCCTACATCAAATCCATCACACCCTACACAGAGAGGTTTGAGGCCATGATGGGGAGGCTGCTCAGTTCCGACTCTGGCGGAGGGGTGATCCCAGGAGTCAAAGTCAGCGAGATCACTTTTGCTGGCATCCCTGTCCTTGTTTACGAGCCGCCGGCTGGAGGGGAGGGGCATCTGAGGAGAGGGCTGATGTATTTCCATGGAGGAGGCTGGGCCTTCGGCAGTGCCA AGATGTGGTCATATGACACAATGACCCGCAAGTTGTCTGATGAGCTCAACGCTGTTGTCGTCTCTGTTGA ATATCGTCTGTATCCAGAGGTGCACTTCCCAGTGCCGTATTTAGATTGCCTTGCTGCTGCCAAACACTTCTTGTCCAAAGAGGTTCTGGCCAAGTATGCGATTGATCCAGAGCGTGTGGCTGTGTCTGGAGACAGTGCTGGAGGAAACCTGGCTGCTGCGGTGGCTCAAGCG ATTTCCACAGATGACACCATGAGTGTGAAGTTCAGCGTGCAGGCTTTGATCTACCCAGTGCTCCAAGCTCTGGATTTCAACACACCTTCGTACTTGCAGAACCAGGAAGTGCCCATCCTCTACCGGAACTTCATGGTTCGTTTGTGGTTGCAGTATCTCGGTGTTGACCTTTCTCTGATGCCCCAGTTTCTGGCAAACAACCACAGCTCCTTGCAGCAGTCGGCCATCACCTCTGAGCTGAGGGCACGACTAGACTGGACAAGCCTGCTGCCCCCAAAACGCAAGAAGAGCTACAAGCCTGTGATTGTGGAAAAAGGTCTGCAGGGGCTCGTGAAGGAGGTGCCGAGCCTGCTAGATGTGCGGGCAGCACCACTTCTGGCGGGAGCAGAGGTTTTGGCCAAGTGCCCTCGGACATACATCATAACATGCGAATATGATGTGTTGAGGGATGATGGGCTGATGTATGCACAGCGCTTACAGGACGCAGGGGTCACAGTTACCAATGACCATTATGACGATGGGTTTCATGGGTTCCTTATAATGTGGCCAGTGGTATTTGATGTAGGGGAGAGAGGAATTAGAGGTTACCTCAACTGGCTGCAGAACAACCTGTAA
- the nceh1a gene encoding neutral cholesterol ester hydrolase 1a isoform X2 — translation MRLLPVVVTVLLTVGFAYYVYIPLPDEIQEPWKLMMLDAGFRTLTRLISLKNDLGLDPYIKSITPYTERFEAMMGRLLSSDSGGGVIPGVKVSEITFAGIPVLVYEPPAGGEGHLRRGLIYFHGGGWAFGSAKMWSYDTMTRKLSDELNAVVVSVEYRLYPEVHFPVPYLDCLAAAKHFLSKEVLAKYAIDPERVAVSGDSAGGNLAAAVAQAISTDDTMSVKFSVQALIYPVLQALDFNTPSYLQNQEVPLLHRTQMVCLWLQYLGVDLSLMPQFLANNHSSLQQSAITSALRARLDWTSLLPPKRKKSYKPVIVEKGLQGLVKEVPSLLDVRAAPLLAGAEVLAKCPRTYIITCENDVLRDDGLMYAQRLQDAGVTVTNDHYEDGFHGCFMKWPIEFDVGERGIRAYLNWLQNNL, via the exons ATGAGGCTGCTGCCGGTCGTTGTCACCGTGTTATTAACGGTGGGTTTCGCTTATTACGTTTACATCCCGCTGCCAGATGAGATCCAGGAGCCGTGGAAGTTGATGATGCTGGACGCAGGATTTAGGACTCTGACACGACTG ATCTCTTTGAAAAATGATCTGGGCTTGGACCCCTACATCAAATCCATCACACCCTACACAGAGAGGTTTGAG GCCATGATGGGGAGGCTGCTCAGTTCCGACTCTGGCGGAGGGGTCATCCCAGGAGTCAAAGTCAGCGAGATCACTTTTGCTGGCATCCCTGTCCTTGTTTACGAGCCGCCGGCTGGAGGGGAGGGGCATCTGAGGAGAGGGCTGATCTATTTCCATGGAGGAGGCTGGGCCTTCGGCAGTGCCA AGATGTGGTCATATGACACAATGACCCGCAAGTTGTCTGATGAGCTCAACGCTGTTGTCGTCTCTGTTGA ATATCGTCTGTATCCAGAGGTGCACTTCCCAGTGCCGTATTTAGATTGCCTTGCTGCTGCCAAACACTTTTTGTCCAAAGAGGTTCTGGCCAAGTATGCGATTGATCCAGAGCGTGTGGCTGTGTCTGGAGACAGTGCTGGAGGAAACCTGGCTGCTGCGGTGGCTCAAGCG ATTTCCACAGATGACACCATGAGTGTGAAGTTCAGCGTGCAGGCTTTGATCTACCCAGTGCTCCAAGCTCTGGATTTCAACACACCTTCGTATTTGCAGAACCAGGAAGTACCCCTCCTCCACCGGACCCAAATGGTTTGTTTGTGGTTGCAGTATCTCGGTGTTGACCTTTCTCTGATGCCCCAGTTTCTGGCAAACAACCACAGCTCCTTGCAGCAGTCGGCCATCACCTCGGCGCTGAGGGCACGACTAGACTGGACAAGCCTGCTGCCCCCAAAACGCAAGAAGAGCTACAAGCCTGTGATTGTGGAAAAAGGTCTGCAGGGGCTCGTGAAGGAGGTGCCGAGCCTGCTAGATGTGCGGGCAGCACCACTTCTGGCGGGAGCAGAGGTTTTGGCCAAGTGCCCTCGGACATACATCATAACATGCGAAAATGATGTGTTGAGGGATGATGGGCTGATGTATGCACAGCGCTTACAGGACGCAGGGGTCACAGTTACCAATGACCACTATGAGGATGGGTTTCATGGGTGTTTTATGAAGTGGCCAATTGAATTTGATGTAGGGGAGAGAGGAATTAGAGCTTACCTCAACTGGCTGCAGAACAACCTGTAA